In Phaeodactylum tricornutum CCAP 1055/1 chromosome 30, whole genome shotgun sequence, a single window of DNA contains:
- a CDS encoding predicted protein, whose translation MADVVFYSLVALAKAGIECCQNAQVYKAEAVRIGERLTMIVALARQWRGGCSNEQLECFHRVVVNVHECMKAAFLSESKSVAWNRKLKVTLQSQMLLENLVQAESQLNTAIADFQVMQSNTIFSDFLDFKEGVKEMLDRFGSCVMNQSGSVTIKQQFDQVLAETQDQAPEIGISTPEDGRYNATIKYDPAGQTGGKLQQRKKSMFRPSEEDVLAITLRPSLLVFCDDRNNLLGGGGFAEVFHGTYDGRPVAIKRLNVSIRDVMSLSTKQITSDVEQLAAEAILTHKCGAHSNIIQVLGCITALNKTTRPLLVMELMHITLFDALHDHRVKDKLTFSHCLFLLKGIAGALEFLHLQGIVHHDIKSLNILLSEDLTVAKLADFGESKVKGLNTTKPRLERIMTTSCHQGNIIAGTAAYQAPEILSEDVNDISRVCEVYSFGVTVWECVTREIPHMGKKEGSIALLAANKKHLPMLAMPLHPSKDLPTTEIGSWEALRKVAALCLSRDRSMRPTASGVVELWHHVDTPSFPPESLCYASTRCVSDPPLPAHSASQKSTIRGHALDAPDFEEESKAGGLRKRRYTVLSVIAILIGLIVIIVLRLQRSRASSGKSTTFPESEAPSGISISTLPPTQLPRASLIPQTEAPVSLSPPTGPPLSSQSLTTQPSSTSMPPRAGPVSTTPPTISPLTAQSPTTSTQPRLSFQTTQELYDAVDIYTAATDSTNSTAAVTYGYPIGSWDVSQITDFSQVFDSLNRNSAVGIFDEDVSGWDVSAATTMSGMFKGASTFSGDLSLWNVSQVRDTSSMFEGATSFDGNVSLWNVGQVTNMSSMFFEASAFNGDLASWNVGQVTNMSSIFFLASSFTSDLSSWNVAQVTDWFAAFKGAAAFTSDLSKWNVGKVTNMRLMFYHAFDFNSDLTSWDVSQVTDLSSMLEGATAFTGNLCSWLTQIPPSCNVDRMFSFASSCSDLAATVLPDGPMCHACVPM comes from the coding sequence ATGGCCGACGTTGTGTTCTATTCCCTCGTAGCTCTCGCCAAGGCGGGCATTGAATGCTGTCAAAACGCCCAAGTCTACAAGGCTGAAGCAGTCCGCATCGGCGAACGGCTAACGATGATAGTGGCTCTAGCGCGTCAATGGAGAGGTGGTTGTAGCAACGAACAACTCGAATGCTTTCACAGAGTCGTGGTCAATGTACACGAATGCATGAAAGCTGCCTTTTTGTCTGAGAGCAAGAGTGTTGCATGGAACAGAAAGTTAAAGGTGACGTTACAATCTCAAATGCTGCTCGAGAATCTCGTCCAAGCGGAGAGCCAGTTGAACACCGCCATCGCTGACTTTCAAGTGATGCAGTCCAACACAATCTTTTCAGACTTTCTTGACTTCAAAGAAGGGGTCAAAGAAATGCTTGATCGGTTTGGTTCGTGTGTTATGAACCAATCGGGCTCCGTTACAATCAAACAGCAATTTGATCAGGTCTTGGCGGAGACTCAAGATCAAGCTCCCGAAATCGGCATTTCCACTCCCGAGGATGGTAGATACAACGCAACAATAAAATATGACCCTGCTGGTCAAACGGGTGGCAAGCTACAGCAGCGGAAAAAGTCAATGTTTCGTCcatccgaagaagacgtgCTCGCAATTACGCTCAGACCTTCCTTGTTAGTCTTTTGCGACGATCGCAACAACCTTCTCGGAGGTGGAGGATTCGCAGAAGTCTTTCACGGAACCTATGACGGACGACCAGTCGCCATCAAGCGCCTCAATGTATCCATTCGAGATGTGATGTCACTATCGACTAAGCAGATTACTAGCGATGTGGAACAACTTGCTGCCGAAGCTATCCTAACCCACAAATGCGGTGCACATTCCAACATCATCCAGGTACTTGGCTGCATCACCGCACTGAATAAAACCACGAGACCCTTGCTCGTAATGGAACTGATGCACATTACGCTATTTGATGCGCTGCATGACCACCGTGTAAAAGATAAACTGACATTTTCCCACTGCCTCTTTCTGTTAAAAGGTATTGCTGGAGCCTTGGAGTTTCTCCATCTTCAAGGAATTGTCCACCATGACATCAAATCTCTCAACATTTTGCTGAGCGAAGACCTCACCGTAGCCAAATTGGCCGACTTTGGAGAATCGAAAGTGAAAGGTCTTAACACAACAAAACCACGGCTTGAGAGAATAATGACAACGTCTTGTCATCAGGGCAACATAATTGCAGGGACAGCAGCCTACCAGGCACCAGAGATTCTCTCGGAAGATGTCAATGACATATCACGCGTTTGCGAAGTCTATTCTTTCGGGGTCACAGTTTGGGAGTGCGTGACAAGAGAGATACCACATATGGGTAAAAAAGAAGGGTCTATAGCTCTTTTGGCTGCAAACAAGAAACACTTGCCTATGCTTGCGATGCCCTTGCACCCCTCAAAGGATCTTCCAACAACAGAAATCGGTTCCTGGGAAGCGCTGAGAAAAGTCGCCGCATTGTGCCTCTCCCGCGACCGCTCGATGAGACCCACTGCTTCTGGAGTTGTTGAGCTTTGGCACCACGTCGACACTCCTTCATTCCCTCCGGAGAGCTTGTGTTATGCCAGTACCAGGTGTGTTTCCGATCCTCCACTACCGGCTCACTCGGCATCTCAGAAATCAACAATTCGAGGCCACGCGTTGGATGCGCCAGATTtcgaagaagaatccaaGGCAGGAGGTCTGAGGAAACGTCGCTACACTGTACTGTCAGTTATCGCAATCCTTATCGGGTTGATAGTGATCATAGTTCTTCGCTTACAGAGGTCCAGGGCATCTTCAGGTAAATCTACGACATTCCCTGAATCGGAAGCGCCGTCTGGTATTTCAATCTCCACTCTCCCGCCCACCCAATTACCAAGGGCATCTCTGATACCGCAAACAGAGGCTCCGGTCTCTTTGTCCCCACCTACAGGTCCGCCGCTGTCATCCCAATCTCTAACAACCCAGCCATCATCAACATCCATGCCGCCGAGAGCAGGTCCGGTTTCCACGACCCCGCCCACTATTTCACCTCTCACGGCCCAAtctccaacaacaagcacGCAACCACGTCTGTCCTTTCAAACAACACAAGAGCTTTACGATGCTGTTGATATTTACACTGCCGCGACGGACTCCACAAATTCTACGGCGGCAGTGACGTACGGCTATCCCATCGGATCATGGGATGTGTCCCAAATCACCGATTTTTCGCAAGTCTTCGATAGCTTGAATCGAAACAGCGCGGTTGGGATTTTCGACGAAGATGTGAGCGGCTGGGATGTCTCTGCCGCAACGACCATGTCTGGCATGTTCAAGGGTGCGTCTACTTTTAGCGGCGATCTTTCGTTGTGGAACGTAAGCCAGGTAAGGGATACGTCATCCATGTTTGAGGGAGCAACCTCGTTCGACGGTAACGTCTCGCTATGGAATGTTGGGCAGGTAACGAACATGTCTTCCATGTTTTTTGAGGCGAGTGCCTTCAATGGCGACCTCGCTTCGTGGAACGTGGGGCAGGTAACGAACATGAGTTCAATATTCTTCCTTGCGTCTAGCTTTACAAGCGATCTTTCGTCGTGGAATGTTGCACAGGTAACGGATTGGTTTGCCGCGTTCAAAGGAGCAGCCGCCTTTACCAGTGACCTTTCCAAGTGGAATGTGGGAAAGGTCACAAACATGCGTTTGATGTTCTACCACGCGTTTGACTTTAATAGCGACCTCACGTCGTGGGATGTTAGCCAGGTGACGGATTTGTCGTCAATGCTCGAGGGTGCGACCGCATTCACCGGCAACCTCTGCTCGTGGCTCACACAGATTCCACCGAGTTGCAACGTGGATCGAATGTTCTCGTTCGCCTCGTCCTGTTCAGACCTTGCAGCCACCGTACTCCCGGACGGACCCATGTGCCATGCTTGCGTTCCAATGTAA
- a CDS encoding predicted protein: protein MPDYNNNNNNNNNNNSTISISNNESAAGSTNPVSTPRKAPPHTTTLSRGRRSARVVEHDPVVAPGYGTRKDLHRLAADLSSRAGVVTVAAVEAIMKARGRGLRGNSNTPHTDQDAPSNAPPASSAWADFMADEGVSSNNNNNTSNNGTGKGPRPQSSTRASGANANKTQNVTKSPGTQRDYELPILSAYTFHGTAGTHGNATEPAKKKAKTPKQNTQQPGYTLLQAGTLDSTIVGRVKIKTPEPYHLMVPTRIAMDRKFTKIFTSCNAVHSIAIDEAGVAYGWGRNESSQLGASLPNVVVLPTELELPDKVVGAALGKSHTILQLADQSLWAVGANKAGQCGVRVGTEVIPNFRKCVVPESVTIVQISCGEDFSVALDSEGYLYSTGSSEYGQLGNGETGEYFIAANKLGFANCNVFTKRSVFCHTPGENAHSSNAKDKVVPLAEDVRIQSIACGKHHVVAVEAPSDQKPRVFSWGSGDYGCLGHGVQADEYFPRMIGGFINTPLGNNKDVVVTAGAHCSLIRTSNGHVYYWGKHRPVGEAVMRPQLVDVLANNQHDVRHFAAGAQTVVCSTSLGQTVAWGQGPHGELGLGTPKSSAKPSFVSALDGAQVMDVVCGYGHTLYLVRGETPEDTKIIAGLAELDLDSVQDLIAGAVGVK from the exons ATGCCGGATTaca acaacaacaacaacaacaacaacaacaacaatagtacCATCAGCATCAGTAACAACGAGTCCGCTGCCGGCAGTACCAATCCAGTCTCGACGCCCCGCAAAGCGCCTCCCCACACCACGACATTGTCTCGTGGACGTCGTTCCGCACGGGTGGTGGAGCACGATCCCGTTGTTGCTCCCGGGTACGGCACGCGCAAAGACTTGCACCGCTTGGCGGCCGATCTCTCCTCCAGAGCGGGCGTCGTAACGGTCGCCGCGGTCGAAGCCATTATGAAGGCTCGCGGACGCGGATTGCGGGGGAATAGTAACACTCCGCATACCGACCAAGACGCTCCCAGCAATGCACCGCCGGCTTCGTCGGCGTGGGCGGATTTCATGGCGGACGAAGGCGTcagcagtaacaacaacaacaacacgagCAACAACGGTACCGGAAAAGGTCCGCGCCCGCAGTCCTCCACGCGGGCTTCCGGTgccaacgccaacaagacCCAGAACGTGACCAAGTCGCCCGGAACTCAACGTGACTACGAGTTGCCCATTCTCAGTGCTTATACTTTTCATGGTACCGCCGGCACGCATGGAAACGCTACGGAACCCGCCAAGAAAAAAGCCAAGACTCCCAAACAGAATACCCAGCAACCGGGGTACACCTTGTTGCAAGCCGGAACCCTCGATAGTACCATTGTCGGACGCGTCAAGATTAAAACACCAGAGCCCTACCATCTGATGGTTCCCACTCGTATCGCTATGGATCGCAAGTTCACCAAAATCTTCACGTCCTGCAATGCCGTTCATTCCATTGCGATTGACGAAGCGGGCGTTGCCTACGGTTGGGGCCGGAACGAGAGTTCCCAACTCGGAGCAAGCTTACCCAATGTGGTCGTCCTCCCTACCGAACTCGAACTGCCCGACAAGGTCGTGGGCGCCGCCCTCGGCAAGTCGCACACGATTCTGCAACTCGCCGACCAGTCCCTATGGGCTGTCGGGGCCAACAAGGCCGGCCAGTGTGGCGTCCGCGTGGGGACGGAAGTCATTCCCAACTTTCGTAAATGCGTCGTTCCAGAATCTGTAACAATTGTACAG ATTTCCTGTGGCGAAGATTTTTCGGTCGCTCTCGACTCCGAGGGCTACCTCTATTCGACCGGCTCTTCGGAATACGGACAACTCGGTAACGGCGAGACGGGGGAATACTTCATCGCCGCCAACAAGCTCGGCTTTGCCAATTGCAACGTCTTTACGAAAAGATCCGTGTTTTGTCACACTCCTGGTGAAAACGCGCATTCCAGCAATGCGAAAGATAAGGTCGTCCCTCTCGCAGAGGATGTTCGTATTCAATCGATTGCCTGCGGAAAACACCACGTGGTTGCCGTCGAAGCACCGTCGGACCAAAAGCCTCGAGTATTCTCTTGGGGTTCCGGCGACTACGGCTGTCTCGGACACGGTGTACAAGCCGACGAGTACTTTCCCCGTATGATTGGTGGATTCATTAACACTCCGCTCGGAAACAATAAGGATGTTGTCGTTACTGCTGGTGCGCACTGCAGCCTAATTCGCACATCCAACGGACACGTGTACTACTGGGGCAAACACCGGCCCGTGGGCGAAGCCGTTATGAGACCGCAACTCGTGGATGTTCTAGCCAACAACCAGCACGATGTCAGGCACTTTGCCGCCGGAGCGCAAACGGTAGTGTGCAGCACCAGTTTAGGACAAACTGTTGCTTGGGGACAAGGACCACACGGTGAATTAGGTCTGGGGACGCCGAAATCCAGTGCCAAACCGAGCTTTGTCTCCGCGTTGGACGGCGCTCAAGTAATGGATGTGGTCTGCGGCTACGGGCACACGTTGTATTTGGTGCGGGGAGAAACACCGGAAGACACCAAAATTATTGCGGGTCTCGCGGAACTCGATCTGGATTCCGTGCAAGACTTGATTGCCGGCGCGGTGGGAGTCAAGTAG
- a CDS encoding predicted protein — protein sequence MPEPKQITRTALQPLLADTPVTNAALDALLALHEDWVRCVASEIVLAGNDNDGQRHGDSPRTRPYDSNGDDTEPSRRRAIVPPHQVQQALTELGLSALATEAMASVPQAKKRTVIAQRKKMRKAPLSIDLAVEQERLLDEARKRALRHGPGPI from the coding sequence ATGCCGGAACCCAAGCAGATTACGCGTACCGCACTGCAACCGTTGCTCGCTGACACGCCCGTCACGAACGCTGCTTTGGACGCCTTGCTGGCCCTTCACGAAGACTGGGTCCGTTGCGtcgcttccgaaatcgtACTAGCGggaaacgacaacgatgGACAGCGCCACGGGGATTCACCCCGCACTCGTCCGTACGATTCCAACGGGGACGATACGGAACCTTCCCGCCGTCGCGCGATTGTTCCGCCCCACCAAGTCCAGCAGGCGCTCACGGAACTTGGGTTGTCCGCATTGGCGACCGAAGCCATGGCCAGCGTTCCCCAAGCCAAAAAGCGTACCGTCATTGCGCAGCGTAAGAAAATGCGCAAGGCACCGCTGTCGATCGACTTGGCGGTGGAACAGGAACGTCTCCTGGACGAAGCACGGAAACGAGCCTTGCGACACGGACCAGGACCgatctaa